One window of Corynebacterium sp. P3-F1 genomic DNA carries:
- the lspA gene encoding signal peptidase II produces MSTTYSKGSSSGTEGPSGSRAARRRHLALVAGIMISIAVADQAIKQIMLTTLTPGEPVPVIGDWFRWLLVFNSGAAFSMGQNLTGLITAIQLAFVVGALIAAPRLRVRWAAVGLALIAGGALGNLIDRLFRPPGFWFGHVVDYISVGDFAVFNLADTAINIGVAVFILTLFIADEDTLFLAKDADDEGKERA; encoded by the coding sequence ATGAGCACCACGTACTCCAAGGGGTCTTCCAGCGGGACCGAAGGCCCCAGCGGTTCCCGCGCCGCCCGCCGCAGGCATCTCGCACTGGTCGCGGGCATCATGATCTCTATTGCAGTCGCGGACCAGGCGATTAAGCAGATTATGCTCACCACCCTGACCCCGGGGGAGCCCGTCCCAGTCATTGGTGACTGGTTCCGGTGGCTCCTGGTATTCAATTCCGGCGCAGCCTTCTCCATGGGCCAGAACCTCACCGGGCTGATCACCGCCATCCAACTGGCGTTCGTGGTCGGCGCGCTGATAGCAGCGCCTCGTCTCCGCGTCCGTTGGGCTGCTGTCGGTCTCGCTCTCATTGCCGGTGGGGCTCTGGGCAACCTCATTGACCGTCTGTTCCGCCCGCCGGGGTTCTGGTTCGGTCATGTCGTCGACTACATTTCGGTCGGTGATTTCGCCGTGTTCAACCTCGCCGACACCGCGATCAATATCGGTGTGGCCGTGTTCATTCTCACGCTGTTTATCGCGGACGAAGACACGCTTTTCCTCGCTAAAGACGCGGACGACGAGGGAAAGGAGCGGGCATGA
- a CDS encoding ABC transporter ATP-binding protein codes for MVKIDPDKLIFMRGIVKTYNEGKDTELTVLHGIDFDTEHGELVSIVGPSGCGKSTLMNLIGMLDKPTHGGYAFNGEDVFQKVDNELAAYRSQNIGFIFQNFNLVGRINALQNVAMPMMYAGVGKREREERAAELLNVVGMGDRLTHAPNELSGGQKQRVAIARSLANDPDLLLADEPTGALDSQTGRMVMDLFHQLNRDYGKAIVFITHNPDLAQETSRIVEMKDGRVVDVRAGGAA; via the coding sequence ATGGTCAAAATCGACCCCGATAAGCTGATCTTCATGCGCGGGATCGTCAAAACCTACAACGAAGGAAAAGATACCGAGCTGACGGTTCTGCACGGCATCGACTTCGACACCGAGCACGGAGAGCTCGTGTCCATTGTCGGGCCCTCGGGTTGCGGAAAGTCCACCCTGATGAACTTGATCGGGATGCTGGATAAGCCAACCCACGGCGGGTACGCGTTCAACGGCGAGGACGTCTTCCAGAAAGTGGATAACGAGCTCGCCGCGTACCGTTCGCAAAACATCGGCTTCATTTTCCAGAACTTCAATCTCGTCGGCCGCATCAACGCGCTGCAAAACGTGGCTATGCCGATGATGTACGCGGGCGTCGGCAAGCGCGAGCGCGAAGAGCGCGCCGCGGAATTGCTGAATGTCGTGGGCATGGGCGACCGTCTCACGCACGCGCCGAACGAGCTGTCCGGCGGGCAGAAGCAGCGCGTGGCCATCGCGCGCAGCCTCGCCAACGACCCGGACCTGCTGCTTGCCGACGAGCCGACGGGCGCCCTCGACTCCCAGACCGGGCGCATGGTCATGGACTTGTTCCACCAGCTCAACCGGGATTACGGCAAGGCGATCGTGTTCATCACCCACAACCCCGACTTGGCGCAGGAGACCAGCCGGATTGTGGAAATGAAAGACGGCCGTGTCGTGGACGTGCGTGCGGGAGGTGCAGCCTAA
- a CDS encoding RluA family pseudouridine synthase, with translation MTSGYRSITVPEGLDGMRVDAAVAKVFGVSRSVAAELDVLVDGTVAPKSARLTPGQTLEVTLPEPRSVPMPKEEPVEGLEVLYDDEDVIVVDKPVGVAAHPTLGWEGPTVVGGLVAMGFQLPDAGPPERKGIVQRLDVGTSGVMVVANSIPGYSVLKRAFKERTVEKTYHAVVQGLPDPIVGTIDAPIGRHPSSGWKFAVTQGGRHSVTHYEVLEAFREASLLEVHLETGRTHQIRVHMSSVGHPCVGDPMYGSDPTLTKRLELTRQWLHATTLGFTHPGTGKWMEVSSPYPEDLQRAVDTLRG, from the coding sequence ATGACCAGCGGGTACAGGTCGATCACGGTTCCAGAGGGGCTCGACGGCATGCGTGTCGACGCCGCTGTGGCCAAGGTCTTTGGCGTGTCCCGCTCCGTCGCGGCAGAGCTCGACGTGCTTGTCGACGGGACGGTGGCCCCCAAATCCGCCCGCCTCACCCCCGGACAAACCCTTGAGGTGACTTTGCCCGAACCCAGGTCAGTGCCCATGCCCAAGGAAGAACCGGTGGAGGGGCTGGAGGTGCTTTACGACGACGAGGATGTCATTGTCGTGGATAAGCCGGTGGGTGTGGCCGCCCACCCGACCCTCGGCTGGGAGGGCCCGACTGTCGTCGGCGGCTTGGTGGCCATGGGTTTTCAACTGCCCGACGCAGGCCCGCCCGAGCGCAAGGGGATTGTTCAGCGCCTCGACGTGGGTACCTCAGGGGTCATGGTCGTGGCTAATTCTATCCCGGGGTACTCGGTGCTCAAACGGGCTTTCAAGGAACGCACGGTGGAGAAGACTTATCATGCCGTCGTCCAAGGCTTGCCCGATCCGATCGTGGGCACGATCGATGCCCCGATCGGCCGTCATCCCTCGTCGGGCTGGAAATTCGCGGTCACCCAGGGCGGGCGTCATTCTGTCACTCACTACGAGGTGCTCGAGGCGTTCCGGGAGGCGAGCCTGCTCGAGGTGCACCTGGAAACCGGCCGCACCCACCAGATCCGCGTCCACATGTCGTCTGTGGGGCACCCGTGCGTGGGCGACCCGATGTACGGCTCCGATCCCACTTTGACCAAGCGGCTGGAACTGACCCGCCAGTGGCTCCACGCAACCACTCTCGGCTTCACTCATCCGGGCACGGGGAAGTGGATGGAGGTTTCCTCCCCGTACCCGGAGGACCTGCAGCGCGCCGTGGATACGCTTCGCGGATGA
- a CDS encoding efflux RND transporter periplasmic adaptor subunit, producing MSAFRKTGASLAVASTLFFATACGIGGDGGNDDGSSLGAGEYDVVAKEEVVNSIIVDGTVAPIRQAGISTTLTVPVEKIHVGVGDKVKQGQLLVTMDTSSIERELDAQRQANEQLMSQGQGSEPLQMTAVGDLKKIVADASSSIEDCFKRIIPGPAPAPQPAPAPVPAPQGPSREQIEQALNEAHEQGRAQGAQEAQQAFQQQAEMAGGAADGGMPAGAADAMAQQQALAQQEAMAQQEAMAQGGGADTSMLEYQMQDREVTAPINGVVTKIEAEEGAPAGGALMTIADTSRFLVKASVRETDVANVKEGNRVVFTTPITGDRKFEGKVRRIAPMADGADQGAAAAARAMQGGGQNNKKDTGVNFPVEIEVTGDTNGLRLGGSARVEIITEEDRDHLSIPRDAVYDGNKVLVLNRENKDATEGTVEERTVKTGVKNDTDIAVTSGDLKEGDVVIAWPDDFRDRVGETISITDENFTPSGKGDEDSKDGKTEKSDKSEKSDK from the coding sequence GTGTCAGCTTTCCGTAAAACAGGGGCATCGCTCGCTGTTGCTTCGACCCTGTTCTTCGCAACGGCGTGCGGTATCGGCGGCGACGGAGGCAATGACGACGGCAGCTCCCTCGGTGCAGGCGAATACGATGTTGTGGCCAAGGAAGAAGTGGTCAACAGCATTATCGTCGACGGCACTGTGGCTCCAATCCGGCAGGCGGGCATTTCCACGACGCTGACCGTGCCAGTGGAGAAAATCCATGTCGGCGTGGGCGACAAGGTCAAGCAGGGCCAGTTGTTGGTCACCATGGACACCTCCTCCATCGAGCGCGAGCTCGATGCGCAGCGCCAGGCCAACGAGCAGCTAATGAGCCAGGGCCAGGGCAGCGAACCGCTGCAGATGACCGCCGTGGGCGACCTGAAGAAGATCGTGGCGGATGCAAGCAGCTCGATTGAGGACTGCTTCAAACGGATCATTCCTGGGCCCGCCCCTGCTCCGCAGCCTGCGCCCGCTCCGGTACCTGCTCCGCAAGGTCCGTCCCGCGAGCAGATCGAACAGGCTCTGAATGAGGCTCACGAACAGGGACGCGCCCAGGGTGCTCAGGAAGCGCAGCAGGCATTCCAGCAGCAGGCTGAGATGGCCGGCGGTGCCGCAGACGGCGGGATGCCGGCGGGAGCGGCAGATGCGATGGCCCAGCAGCAGGCTCTCGCCCAGCAGGAAGCAATGGCGCAGCAAGAGGCGATGGCACAGGGCGGCGGGGCTGACACCAGCATGCTCGAGTACCAGATGCAGGACCGCGAGGTCACGGCACCGATCAACGGTGTGGTGACCAAGATCGAGGCGGAAGAAGGGGCGCCGGCCGGCGGCGCGCTGATGACCATCGCCGACACCTCCCGCTTCCTGGTCAAGGCGTCCGTGCGTGAAACAGATGTCGCGAACGTGAAAGAAGGCAACCGCGTCGTCTTCACCACCCCCATCACCGGCGACCGGAAGTTCGAGGGCAAGGTCCGCCGCATCGCCCCGATGGCCGACGGCGCCGACCAAGGAGCAGCAGCTGCGGCGCGAGCCATGCAGGGGGGCGGCCAGAACAACAAAAAGGACACCGGGGTGAACTTCCCGGTGGAGATCGAGGTCACCGGCGACACCAACGGTCTGCGCCTGGGCGGTTCGGCCCGCGTGGAAATCATCACGGAGGAAGACCGCGACCACCTGAGCATTCCGCGCGATGCGGTCTACGACGGCAACAAGGTCCTCGTTCTGAACCGTGAGAACAAAGACGCGACCGAAGGCACGGTTGAGGAGCGCACGGTGAAAACAGGCGTAAAGAACGACACCGACATTGCCGTTACCAGCGGCGACCTCAAGGAGGGCGACGTGGTCATCGCATGGCCCGACGATTTCCGCGACCGGGTCGGCGAGACCATTTCCATCACGGACGAGAACTTCACCCCGTCCGGCAAGGGCGACGAAGACAGCAAGGACGGAAAGACTGAAAAGTCTGACAAGTCCGAGAAGTCGGACAAGTAG
- a CDS encoding ABC transporter permease: protein MEFRESVSLALGSLRTNKMRSILTLLGIIIGIMAVVIIMTLGRGLQNSVTSGLEDIGASKYAVFITEKPDEEEGSDENAGGFNPPITDESDQVTLDQLDELKQHFGDRIVGVDIQDTYGGDATYEDKDAAVDIAPVLGDSMDVRNVEVAFGRAIEQQDIDSQRPVAVVSQELVDAFFDGDSSAALGKRIDLNVESTGVYTIIGVAEAKEKDASNFGQETATGQAFVPLSSIDRISEPIEGTDGFLVQAKGDEDSTAFRDELQNYVDRWYSKSETAQAEVLDMQAELASFTKVFGAISAVIASIAGISLLVGGIGVMNVMLITVTERTREIGVRKALGATRRDIRTQFIVEAVMVCLLGGIIGVVLGGIIGTISSGFIGMVGGGEYGPIAWPPLSAVLFSLLFSMAIGVFFGAYPANRAAKMQPIDALRYE from the coding sequence ATGGAATTCCGTGAATCAGTCAGTCTAGCGTTAGGCAGCCTGCGGACGAACAAGATGCGTTCGATCCTCACACTTTTGGGCATCATCATCGGAATCATGGCCGTGGTGATCATCATGACGCTCGGCCGCGGCTTGCAAAACAGTGTGACGAGCGGTCTCGAGGACATCGGTGCGTCGAAGTACGCTGTGTTCATCACGGAAAAGCCGGATGAGGAGGAGGGCAGCGACGAGAACGCGGGCGGGTTCAACCCTCCCATCACGGACGAGTCCGACCAAGTCACCCTCGATCAGCTGGACGAGCTGAAGCAGCACTTCGGCGACCGCATCGTCGGCGTGGACATTCAGGACACCTACGGCGGCGATGCGACGTACGAGGACAAGGATGCCGCTGTCGACATCGCGCCCGTTTTGGGCGATTCCATGGACGTGCGCAATGTCGAGGTAGCATTCGGCCGCGCCATCGAGCAGCAGGACATCGACAGCCAGCGCCCGGTCGCGGTGGTTTCGCAAGAGCTTGTCGACGCCTTCTTTGACGGCGATAGCTCCGCCGCCCTGGGCAAGCGCATCGACCTGAACGTCGAATCCACCGGCGTGTACACTATCATCGGTGTGGCCGAGGCAAAAGAGAAGGACGCCAGCAACTTCGGCCAAGAGACTGCCACCGGTCAAGCCTTCGTCCCGTTGAGCTCCATCGACCGCATCTCGGAGCCGATCGAGGGCACAGACGGATTCCTCGTGCAGGCCAAGGGCGACGAGGACTCGACCGCGTTCCGCGACGAGCTGCAGAACTACGTGGACCGCTGGTACTCCAAGAGTGAGACCGCGCAGGCCGAAGTCCTCGATATGCAGGCAGAGCTCGCCTCCTTCACCAAGGTCTTCGGCGCGATCAGCGCCGTGATCGCTTCCATTGCCGGCATCTCCTTGCTCGTCGGTGGAATTGGTGTCATGAACGTCATGCTCATTACCGTCACCGAGCGCACCCGCGAAATCGGCGTGCGTAAGGCGCTCGGCGCAACACGCCGTGACATCCGCACCCAATTCATCGTCGAAGCTGTCATGGTCTGCCTTTTGGGCGGCATTATCGGTGTGGTGCTGGGCGGCATTATCGGCACTATCAGCAGCGGCTTCATCGGCATGGTCGGCGGCGGGGAATACGGCCCTATCGCGTGGCCACCGCTGAGTGCAGTGCTGTTCTCGCTGCTCTTCTCCATGGCGATCGGCGTTTTCTTCGGCGCGTACCCGGCGAACAGGGCCGCCAAGATGCAGCCGATCGACGCTTTGCGCTACGAGTAA
- the dnaE gene encoding DNA polymerase III subunit alpha, with product MAKNSSFVHLHNHTEFSMLDGMAKVDLLAEEVARQGMPAVGMTDHGNMFGSNAFYRRMVDAGVKPIIGIEAYMAPESRFNKKRVLWGTPDQKGDDVSASGAYLHQTMLAENATGLHNLFRLSSLASYEGQLGKWPRMDAELVAEHADGIIATTGCPSGDVQTRLRLGQYDQALEAAAMWQDIYGKDNYFLELMDHGLHIERRVRDDLLRIGQALDLPPLVTNDCHYVLESQAPAHEAMLCVQTGKTLLDPDRFKFDATDFYIKSAEQMRSTWDDMVPDGCDNTLWIAERVGDYSELWEEHPHDRMPIATVPEGETPTTWLRKEVHRGLEDRFEGKDVPEEYLKRADYEIDVIDMKGYPSYFLIVAELIKHARSVGIRVGPGRGSAAGSLVAYALTITNIDPMEHGLLFERFLNPERPSAPDIDIDFDDRRRGEMLTYAAENWGEDKIAQVITFGTVKTKQAIKDSAKVNFGQPGFQMADRINAALPPAIMAKDIPLSGITDPEHARYSEAAEVRSMIETDPDVAKIYETARGLEGVVRQAGVHACAVIMASVPLMDHIPMWKRPADGALITGWDYPACEAIGLLKMDFLGLRNLTVIGDAIENIKKNRGETLDLEGLDTDDPAVYELLSRGDTLGVFQLDSGGMQELLKRMKPTGFNDIVASLALYRPGPMGVNAHWDYADRKNGRKPITPIHPELEEPLREILDETYGLIVYQEQIMRISQKVANYTAGEADGFRKAMGKKKPEVLAQQYEKFSQGMFDNGYTKSAVDALWGTIEPFASYAFNKSHAAGYALVSYWTAYLKANYASEYMAALLTSVGDKKDKSAIYLADCRHLGISVLPPDINESEENFLAVDKDIRYGLAAIRNVGVEVVESIMETRRTKGAFTSFSDYLDKIDLLPCNKRITESLIKGGAFDSLGHPRKGLLLVSDSAVDSVLTTKKAADKGQFDLFSAFGGSDGEDNAASAFSIEVPDDEWEKKHKLALEREMLGLYVSGHPLDGFEEALEAQTDTPMPKILGGEMRHGDEVTIGGIISSVDRRYSKKDGSPWAIVTLEDHHGAQVEVLLFNKVYALVAPQIVEDNIILVKAHVSIRDERMSLFGDDVKVPELGPGNGVGLPLRLTLRTEQCTVDNIRKLKQVLVNNPGDSDVYLNLVNGDQSQLMVLGDHLRVERSGSLMGDLKAAMGAGVLG from the coding sequence ATGGCCAAAAACTCCTCGTTCGTCCACCTGCATAACCACACCGAGTTCTCCATGCTCGACGGCATGGCCAAGGTGGACCTTCTGGCCGAGGAAGTGGCGCGTCAAGGGATGCCTGCTGTGGGCATGACCGACCACGGAAACATGTTCGGTTCGAACGCGTTCTACCGCCGCATGGTGGACGCAGGAGTGAAACCGATCATCGGCATTGAGGCGTACATGGCGCCCGAGTCCCGCTTCAACAAAAAGCGCGTTCTGTGGGGTACACCGGACCAGAAGGGCGACGACGTCTCCGCGTCCGGCGCCTACCTGCACCAGACCATGCTGGCGGAGAACGCCACCGGCCTCCACAACCTTTTCCGTTTGTCGTCCCTGGCGTCCTACGAAGGACAGCTGGGTAAATGGCCGCGCATGGATGCGGAGCTTGTCGCCGAGCATGCGGACGGCATCATCGCCACGACCGGCTGCCCGTCGGGAGATGTGCAGACGCGCTTGCGTTTGGGGCAGTACGACCAGGCGTTGGAAGCAGCCGCGATGTGGCAGGACATTTACGGCAAAGACAACTACTTCCTTGAGTTGATGGATCACGGCCTGCACATTGAGCGCCGCGTGCGCGACGATCTGCTGCGCATCGGACAGGCCCTCGATCTCCCGCCACTGGTCACGAACGACTGCCACTACGTCCTTGAATCCCAGGCACCGGCGCACGAGGCGATGCTCTGCGTCCAGACGGGTAAGACCCTGTTGGATCCGGACCGGTTCAAATTCGACGCCACCGACTTTTACATCAAGTCCGCCGAGCAAATGCGCTCCACCTGGGACGATATGGTTCCGGACGGCTGCGATAACACGCTCTGGATCGCCGAGCGCGTCGGCGACTACAGCGAACTGTGGGAGGAGCATCCGCACGACCGCATGCCCATCGCCACGGTGCCGGAGGGGGAGACCCCGACGACGTGGCTGCGCAAGGAAGTGCACCGCGGACTGGAAGACCGCTTCGAAGGCAAGGACGTGCCGGAGGAGTACCTGAAGCGCGCCGACTACGAGATCGACGTCATCGACATGAAGGGCTACCCGTCCTACTTCCTCATTGTTGCAGAGCTGATCAAGCACGCCCGCTCCGTGGGCATCCGTGTCGGTCCTGGCCGTGGTTCGGCCGCGGGGTCGCTTGTCGCCTACGCGCTGACCATCACCAACATTGATCCGATGGAGCACGGGCTCCTCTTCGAGAGGTTCCTCAACCCCGAGCGCCCGTCCGCACCTGATATTGATATCGACTTCGACGATCGCCGCCGCGGTGAGATGCTCACCTACGCGGCCGAGAACTGGGGCGAGGACAAGATCGCCCAGGTGATCACGTTCGGCACGGTGAAGACGAAGCAGGCCATCAAGGACTCCGCCAAGGTCAATTTCGGCCAACCCGGTTTCCAGATGGCCGACCGTATCAACGCAGCTCTGCCACCGGCGATCATGGCGAAGGACATTCCGCTGTCCGGCATCACCGACCCGGAGCACGCGCGTTATTCCGAGGCCGCCGAGGTCCGCTCGATGATCGAAACCGATCCGGACGTGGCCAAGATCTACGAGACTGCCCGCGGGCTCGAAGGGGTGGTCCGCCAGGCCGGTGTGCACGCCTGCGCGGTGATCATGGCGTCGGTACCTCTCATGGACCACATTCCGATGTGGAAGCGGCCCGCCGACGGTGCTCTCATCACCGGGTGGGACTACCCGGCATGCGAGGCCATCGGCCTGTTGAAGATGGACTTCCTGGGGCTGCGCAACCTCACCGTCATCGGCGACGCCATCGAGAACATCAAGAAGAACCGCGGCGAGACTCTTGACTTGGAAGGCTTGGACACCGACGATCCAGCCGTGTACGAACTGCTCTCCCGCGGTGACACTCTCGGTGTGTTCCAGCTCGATTCCGGTGGCATGCAGGAGCTGCTCAAACGCATGAAACCGACGGGCTTCAACGATATTGTCGCGTCGCTGGCCCTCTACCGGCCGGGCCCGATGGGGGTGAACGCCCACTGGGATTACGCGGACCGCAAGAACGGCCGCAAGCCGATCACACCGATCCACCCGGAGCTGGAAGAACCGCTGCGGGAGATCCTAGATGAGACCTACGGCCTCATCGTCTACCAGGAGCAGATCATGAGGATCTCGCAAAAGGTGGCGAACTACACGGCTGGCGAAGCAGACGGCTTCCGTAAAGCGATGGGCAAGAAGAAGCCCGAAGTGCTCGCCCAGCAGTACGAGAAGTTCTCGCAGGGCATGTTCGACAACGGCTACACCAAGTCGGCCGTCGACGCGCTGTGGGGAACTATTGAGCCGTTCGCGTCCTACGCGTTCAACAAGTCGCACGCCGCGGGCTACGCTCTCGTTTCCTATTGGACTGCGTACCTGAAAGCGAACTACGCCTCGGAGTACATGGCGGCCCTGTTGACCTCGGTGGGCGATAAGAAGGATAAGTCGGCCATCTACCTCGCGGACTGCCGCCACCTGGGCATCTCGGTTCTTCCGCCGGACATCAACGAGTCGGAGGAGAACTTCCTCGCTGTGGACAAGGACATCCGCTACGGGCTCGCCGCGATCCGCAATGTCGGCGTGGAAGTGGTGGAGTCCATCATGGAGACCCGCCGCACCAAGGGCGCGTTCACGAGCTTCTCCGACTACCTGGACAAGATCGACTTGCTGCCGTGCAACAAGCGCATCACCGAGTCGCTGATCAAGGGCGGTGCGTTCGACTCGCTCGGCCATCCACGAAAGGGCCTGTTGCTGGTCTCCGACAGCGCTGTGGATTCCGTGCTCACCACCAAGAAAGCTGCAGATAAAGGTCAGTTCGACCTGTTCTCCGCTTTCGGCGGGAGTGACGGAGAGGACAACGCAGCCAGCGCATTCAGCATCGAGGTGCCGGACGACGAATGGGAGAAGAAGCACAAGCTTGCCCTCGAGCGCGAAATGCTGGGACTGTATGTTTCTGGGCACCCTCTCGACGGCTTCGAGGAAGCACTCGAGGCTCAGACCGATACCCCGATGCCGAAGATCCTCGGCGGGGAGATGCGCCACGGCGACGAAGTCACCATCGGCGGCATCATCTCGAGCGTGGATCGGCGCTACTCCAAGAAGGACGGTTCGCCATGGGCGATTGTCACCTTGGAGGACCACCACGGTGCGCAGGTGGAAGTTCTGCTATTCAACAAGGTCTACGCCCTCGTAGCGCCGCAGATCGTTGAAGACAACATCATCCTGGTCAAAGCCCACGTCTCCATCCGCGACGAACGCATGAGTCTGTTCGGAGACGACGTGAAGGTGCCGGAATTGGGCCCCGGAAACGGTGTCGGCCTTCCGTTGCGTCTCACGTTGCGGACGGAGCAGTGCACGGTGGACAATATCCGTAAACTCAAGCAGGTTCTCGTGAACAACCCGGGCGATTCGGATGTGTACCTCAACCTCGTCAACGGTGATCAATCCCAGCTGATGGTGCTCGGGGATCATCTGCGGGTGGAACGGTCCGGGAGCCTCATGGGCGACCTCAAGGCTGCGATGGGTGCGGGAGTGCTGGGGTAA
- a CDS encoding ABC-F family ATP-binding cassette domain-containing protein gives MPAPLHIGLDGISFTYPDGHRVLTDISFAVPSGSVTGLIGENGSGKSTLLGIISGDLEPSAGTLVTPPVTGFIAQETSLPFTEPSSTLIDGAVDELRGVERAITDLSGQMAENPNDDRLAEQFDLALARAENSGVWELDARIAAVLAGLGLANVDLSTPLGEMSGGQRRRFALATLLLRPVDAMVLDEPTNHLDDEAVDFLVGELESFSGPVLAASHDRYFLDAVCDGLVDLDPGLGAEGGMGEETRQGARFTGSFSDYLTAREQRRQRWATDYAAQEHERERLEKAAEHSAEDIFHSQENKTETRTSAKFYADRAAKTVGNRRRAAEQRLENLERYQIPTPPKPLRFAGIPEHTATSLGVPAVIARGLSVPDRLAPLDLKVQPGDQLLIEGPNGSGKSTLLKIIDGELTDYSGEIIMPEEMTVARLEQDDSWTDFSVTGAQLVPGIVDMGLMSTEQAAKPLADLSLGQRRRVSLGMILSSPPDLLLLDEPTNHLSLALAEELEAALVDFPGTVIMSSHDRWIRRRWRQRMAQKDGRATLLTLSTLWTEEVWREEN, from the coding sequence ATGCCCGCTCCGCTACACATCGGACTCGACGGAATCTCTTTCACCTACCCTGACGGGCACCGGGTTCTCACGGATATTTCCTTCGCGGTGCCGTCGGGATCCGTCACCGGCTTGATCGGGGAAAATGGCTCAGGTAAGTCCACTCTGCTCGGCATCATCTCGGGCGACCTCGAACCGTCCGCCGGGACGTTGGTCACCCCACCTGTCACGGGCTTCATCGCGCAGGAGACGTCGCTGCCGTTCACCGAGCCCTCCAGCACGCTTATCGACGGTGCCGTGGACGAGCTCCGCGGTGTCGAGCGCGCCATCACAGATCTGTCCGGACAGATGGCCGAGAATCCCAATGATGACCGCCTGGCCGAACAATTCGATCTGGCGCTGGCCCGCGCCGAGAATTCCGGGGTGTGGGAGCTGGATGCCCGCATCGCGGCGGTTCTGGCTGGCCTTGGTCTGGCGAATGTGGATCTGTCCACCCCGCTGGGCGAAATGTCCGGCGGGCAGCGCCGCCGCTTCGCTCTGGCCACGCTCCTACTGCGCCCCGTCGACGCGATGGTGCTCGACGAGCCGACGAACCACCTAGACGACGAGGCAGTGGACTTCCTCGTAGGCGAACTCGAATCCTTCTCCGGCCCGGTCCTGGCGGCTTCCCACGACCGCTATTTCCTCGACGCTGTATGCGACGGACTCGTCGACCTCGATCCCGGGCTGGGCGCGGAAGGCGGCATGGGCGAAGAGACGCGTCAAGGCGCCCGCTTCACCGGATCATTCAGTGACTATCTCACAGCGCGCGAGCAGCGCCGCCAGCGGTGGGCCACCGATTACGCCGCGCAGGAGCACGAGCGCGAACGGCTGGAAAAGGCCGCAGAGCATTCGGCTGAAGATATCTTCCACTCGCAGGAGAATAAGACTGAAACACGCACCAGCGCGAAGTTCTACGCTGACAGGGCCGCCAAGACCGTGGGCAACCGCCGCCGTGCCGCCGAGCAGCGCCTGGAGAATTTGGAGCGCTACCAGATCCCCACGCCCCCGAAACCGCTGCGCTTCGCGGGCATCCCGGAGCACACCGCGACGTCCCTGGGCGTTCCCGCGGTGATTGCCCGAGGCCTGTCGGTCCCAGACAGGCTCGCTCCGCTGGATCTCAAGGTCCAGCCCGGCGACCAACTCTTGATCGAAGGCCCAAATGGATCCGGAAAGTCGACGCTGCTGAAGATCATCGACGGTGAGCTCACCGACTATTCCGGGGAGATCATCATGCCGGAAGAAATGACCGTGGCCCGCCTCGAGCAGGACGACTCGTGGACGGATTTCTCCGTCACCGGCGCACAGCTCGTGCCGGGCATAGTGGACATGGGGTTGATGTCCACGGAGCAAGCCGCAAAGCCGCTGGCGGACCTCTCCCTCGGCCAGCGCCGACGGGTATCTCTAGGCATGATCCTGTCTTCCCCGCCGGACCTGCTGCTTCTGGACGAGCCCACTAACCACCTCTCCTTGGCCCTCGCCGAGGAGCTCGAGGCCGCACTGGTGGATTTTCCCGGCACCGTGATCATGTCCAGCCACGACCGGTGGATCCGCCGACGGTGGCGCCAGCGCATGGCCCAGAAAGACGGACGCGCCACACTGCTCACCCTGTCCACGCTGTGGACCGAGGAAGTGTGGCGCGAAGAAAACTGA